From a region of the Panicum virgatum strain AP13 chromosome 2K, P.virgatum_v5, whole genome shotgun sequence genome:
- the LOC120694157 gene encoding putative methylesterase 11, chloroplastic: protein MGSLVSCMSDPCPSASPPPQAKRRSSTSSRGRGGGGGGGGRDSAKATMAIDEEALATAAALVLGQRGAVGAFERSASVRCAAKRQGQGPPLPRSSSTRPRSLAEPELQPQHLLAKDLNTKDLETNIIVLVHGGGFGAWCWYKTISLLEDSGFKVNAIDLTGSGIHSYDTNKISSLSEYSEPLTSYLKGLGDAQKVILVGHDFGGACISYAMEMFPSKVAKAVFLCAAMLTNGHSALGMFQQQMDTNGTLQKAQEFIYSNGKDRPPTAINIDKALLRDLLFNQSPSKDVSLASVSMRPIPFAPLLEKLVLTAENYGSVRRFYVETTEDNAIPLPLQQSMCGTNPPEKVLRLKGADHAPFFSKPQALHKTLVEIATMPPVQAS from the exons ATGGGCTCGCTGGTCTCCTGCATGTCCGATCCTTGCCCGtcggcgtccccgccgccgcaggcgaagcggcgctcctccacctcctcccgcggccgtggcggcggcggcggaggcggcgggaggGACTCCGCCAAGGCCACCATGGCCATCGACGAGGAGGCGTTGgccaccgccgcggcgctcGTGCTGGGGCAGCGGGGCGCCGTGGGGGCGTTCGAGCGGTCCGCGTCGGTGCGCTGCGCGGCCAAGCGCCAGGGCCAgggcccgccgctgccccggaGCAGCAGCACGCGCCCGAGGTCGCTCGCCGAGCCCGAGCTCCAGCCGCAGCACCTGCTCGCCAAG GATTTGAATACTAAGGATTTGGAAACCAACATCATTGTTCTCGTTCATGGTGGTGGCTTTGGTGCTTGGTGTTGGTACAAGACTATATCACTTCTTGAAGATAGTGGGTTCAAAGTTAATGCCATTGACTTAACGGGTTCAGGGATTCACTCTTATGACACAAACAAGATTAGCAGTCTTTCAGAGTATTCTGAACCACTTACATCTTACCTTAAAGGCTTAGGTGATGCTCAAAAG GTGATTTTGGTTGGACATGATTTTGGTGGTGCATGTATATCCTACGCAATGGAGATGTTCCCGTCCAAAGTTGCCAAGGCCGTTTTCCTCTGCGCAGCAATGCTGACAAATGGACACAGTGCCCTTGGCATGTTCCAACAGCAG ATGGACACAAATGGCACTCTCCAAAAGGCACAGGAATTCATATACTCCAACGGCAAGGACCGGCCTCCAACCGCCATCAACATCGACAAGGCACTGCTGAGAGACTTGTTATTCAACCAGAGCCCTTCCAAG GATGTGTCGCTGGCCTCGGTGTCCATGAGGCCCATCCCCTTCGCCCCTCTGCTGGAAAAGCTCGTGCTAACCGCTGAGAACTACGGCTCGGTGCGGCGGTTCTACGTGGAGACCACGGAGGACAACGCCATTCCCCTCCCTCTACAGCAGAGTATGTGTGGCACCAACCCGCCGGAGAAGGTGCTGCGTCTGAAGGGGGCAGACCACGCGCCTTTCTTCTCCAAACCACAGGCGCTGCACAAGACACTGGTCGAGATAGCCACCATGCCTCCGGTCCAGGCGTCGTGA
- the LOC120696220 gene encoding cytochrome P450 78A5-like, with the protein MVLTMTTGHEDSLLLLLLPTTSPLPPLVAALVLAALLLWLSPGGPAWALSRCRRPPSGPPGVVTALSSPVAHRTLAALSRAVDGGAALMAFSVGLTRLVVSSQPDTAREILVSPAFGDRPVKDAARHLLFHRAMGFAPSGDAHWRGLRRLAAAHLFGPRRVAGAAHHRASIGATMVSDVAAAMARHGEVSLKRVLHAASLNHIMATVFGKHYDDLASQEGALLEEMVTEGYDLLGTFNWADHLPLLKWLDLQGVRRRCNRLVQKVEVFVGKIIQEHRARRANGAVYDEIMGDFVDVLLGLEGEEKMSDSDMIAVLWEMIFRGTDTVAILMEWIMARMVLHPDIQAKAQAELDAVVGRGRGVTDADVASLPYIQCVVKETLRMHPPGPLLSWARLAIHDAHVGGHLVPAGTTAMVNMWAIAHDPAIWAEPEAFRPERFQEEDFSVLGSDLRLVPFGAGRRVCPGKMLALATTHLWIAQLLHQFEWAPTAAAAGGVDLSERLNMSLEMATPLVCKAVPRVQAA; encoded by the exons ATGGTGCTCACCATGACCACCGGCCATGAGGACtcgctcctcctgctcctcctcccgacAACCTCCCCACTGCCGCCCCTCGTCGCGGCCCTCGTCCTGGCTGCCCTTCTCCTGTGGCTCTCCCCCGGTGGGCCAGCGTGGGCGctctcccgctgccgccgcccgccgtccggCCCTCCGGGCGTGGTCACCGCGCTCTCCAGCCCCGTGGCGCACCGCACGCTGGCGGCGCTGTCCCGcgccgtcgacggcggcgcggcattGATGGCCTTCTCGGTCGGCCTCACGCGGCTCGTGGTGTCCAGCCAGCCGGACACGGCGCGCGAGATCCTCGTCAGCCCGGCGTTCGGCGACCGCCCCGTCAAGGACGCGGCGCGCCACCTGCTCTTCCACCGCGCCATGGGCTTTGCCCCATCCGGCGACGCGCACTGGCGTGggctccgccgcctcgccgccgcgcacctgtTCGGCCCTCGGCGCGTGGCCGGGGCCGCGCACCACCGCGCCTCCATCGGCGCGACCATGGTctccgacgtcgccgccgccatggcccgccACGGCGAGGTCTCCCTGAAGCGTGTGCTGCACGCCGCGTCACTCAACCACATCATGGCCACCGTCTTCGGCAAGCACTACGACGACTTGGCCAGCCAAGAGGGCGCCTTGCTGGAGGAGATGGTGACCGAGGGCTACGACCTCCTGGGTACTTTCAACTGGGCCGACCACCTGCCATTGCTCAAGTGGCTCGACCTCCAGGGCGTGCGCCGCCGGTGCAACAGGTTAGTCCAGAAGGTTGAAGTGTTCGTTGGCAAGATCATCCAGGAGCACAGGGCGAGGCGTGCGAATGGGGCAGTCTACGATGAGATCATGGGTGACTTCGTCGACGTCCTCCTTGGCCTCGAGGGAGAGGAGAAGATGTCAGATTCCGACATGATCGCTGTTCTTTGG GAAATGATCTTCAGAGGCACCGACACGGTGGCGATCTTGATGGAGTGGATCATGGCGAGGATGGTGCTGCACCCGGACATCCAGGCGAAGGCGCAGGCGGAGCTGGACGCCGTCgtgggccgcggccgcggcgtgaCCGACGCCGACGTGGCCAGCCTCCCCTACATCCAGTGCGTCGTGAAGGAGACGCTGCGGATGCACCCCCCGGGCCCGCTCCTCTCGTGGGCGCGCCTCGCCATCCACGACGCGCACGTCGGCGGCCACCTCGTCCCCGCCGGCACGACGGCGATGGTGAACATGTGGGCCATCGCGCACGACCCCGCCATCTGGGCCGAGCCGGAGGCGTTCCGCCCCGAGCGCTTCCAGGAGGAGGACTTTAGCGTGCTCGGGAGCGACCTCCGCCTGGTCCCCTTCGGCGCCGGGCGCCGCGTCTGCCCGGGCAAGATGCTGGCGCTCGCCACCACCCACCTCTGGATCGCCCAGCTGCTGCACCAGTTCGAGtgggcccccaccgccgccgccgccggcggcgtcgacCTGTCGGAGCGCCTGAACATGTCGCTGGAGATGGCGACGCCGCTGGTGTGCAAGGCCGTCCCCAGGGTCCAAGCAGCCTAA